In Schistocerca cancellata isolate TAMUIC-IGC-003103 chromosome 7, iqSchCanc2.1, whole genome shotgun sequence, a genomic segment contains:
- the LOC126092910 gene encoding uncharacterized protein LOC126092910, with product MERWWPSAAVDHSQNPLLLDKDFAEKSLKDSNNYQDFRVLSIDVQRASALGENFMSEIYRMAVELEHKVKQHKEIVSLIVKLFPGGEVMQKIAQDMQAFEREILMFSETIPAMTQMLQKAAPGKYTQLSATFFTSGTQPVIYVVLEDLKARGFAMAERCKGLDLAHAKLVVRKLAEFHASSIALYTQNPASMDKYKSFQLFEGETGKHTESFLKLGCKGLADQLETLEKSYSQYAPRVRALSENLYPRLAEMAKQKGKFCALAHADTWTNNIMFKYSGSAVQDVVLLDFQVSCYYSPSIDLHHFIHTSITEQVYADHLTDLLKEYYNRLMEVMKDIGISRDKQISYEEVLEDFEAHMLYGLYIAITELPVVRSEGESGFDVEASMKGTYTDDNRSAFTGAVYMQAIKHMLPEFEKRGLL from the exons ATGGAGAGGTGGTGGCCCTCAGCAGCTGTGGACCATAGCCAGAATCCACTTTTG CTGgacaaggattttgctgaaaaatctCTTAAGGATTCCAACAATTATCAAGACTTCAGGGTCCTCTCCATAGATGTACAACGAGCATCAGCTCTAGGAGAAAACTTCATGAGTGAAATCTATCGTATGGCTGTGGAACTAGAGCATAAAGTCAAGCAGCATAAGGAAATTGTGTCattaatagtaaaattatttcCAGGTGGAGAAGTTATGCAGAAAATAGCACAGGACATGCAAGCCTTTGAGAGAGAGATTCTCATGTTCAGTGAGACCATTCCTGCAATGACACAGATGTTGCAGAAAGCAGCCCCTGGTAAATACACACAGTTATCTGCAACATTTTTCACCTCTGGGACTCAGCCAGTTATCTATGTAGTCCTCGAGGACTTGAAGGCCAGAGGCTTTGCAATGGCAGAGAGGTGCAAGGGACTGGACTTGGCTCATGCAAAACTTGTTGTCAGGAAACTGGCTGAGTTCCATGCATCTTCCATTGCACTGTATACACAGAACCCTGCATCAATGGACAAATATAAGAGTTTTCAATTGTTTGAAGGAGAAACAGGTAAGCACACAGAGTCCTTCTTGAAACTAGGCTGCAAAGGTCTCGCAGATCAGCTGGAGACATTAGAGAAGTCATACTCACAGTATGCACCAAGAGTCCGAGCTCTCTCAGAAAACCTATACCCACGTCTAGCAGAGATGGCAAAACAGAAGGGAAAGTTTTGTGCCTTAGCTCATGCGGATACCTGGACCAACAACATTATGTTCAAATACTCTGGTAGTGCCGTCCAAGATGTGGTTCTACTCGACTTCCAGGTTTCTTGCTACTATTCACCTTCAATTGACTTACATCATTTTATACACACTAGTATTACAGAACAAGTGTATGCTGATCACTTAACAGACCTTTTGAAAGAGTACTATAATCGTTTAATGGAAGTGATGAAAGATATTGGTATCAGCAGAGACAAACAGATATCCTATGAGGAGGTGCTTGAAGACTTTGAGGCCCACATGCTGTATGGCTTGTACATAGCAATAACAGAGCTTCCAGTTGTACGCAGTGAAGGGGAATCTGGTTTTGATGTAGAGGCATCTATGAAAGGAACATACACTGATGATAATAGAAGTGCTTTTACAGGTGCTGTGTATATGCAAGCTATAAAACATATGCTGCCAGAATTTGAAAAGAGAGGTTTATTGTGA